One genomic region from Ptychodera flava strain L36383 chromosome 5, AS_Pfla_20210202, whole genome shotgun sequence encodes:
- the LOC139133409 gene encoding peroxidasin-like → MALCQIFIYLLVVITLLYTDSVTEGLELNNALIRESIDVGRNAVDRAIMETRNAMLSGRAKTSNDLLKLFRFPTAETVEMARAEETFHAALEIIHDRDRDDFRPGQHQIHTPPHLTDSQIRDIITLSGCTDFMDDITCDDVCQHSKYRTPDGTCNNLEKPTQGASLTPFSRLLDPIYEDHFNNPRGWRDTRGRQPSLPSPRLVSTVVGSTHTVTNDDDLSDFVMLWGQFLDHDLDLTPQSPSSVAFKDGVKCSDTCENSAPCFSIPVPAGDPRINGECIEFIRSSAVCGTGYKTASGRPVPRQQVNAITSYIDASQIYGSSRTRADSLRAFDGKGSLGVNDDTEVPSGRPLLPYDPFSPMACISDSSSREIPCFIAGDGRANEQIGLISVHTLFLREHNRVSDKLSQINPHWDDTTLYQEARKIMGAQLQHIVYEHYLPKVLGPEGMDQLGTYQGYNPSIDASIVNVFATAAFRFGHGTVRPVVARLDENLNPIPEGNLPLHLAFFQPWRIVEQGGIDPILRGTFAKPAKQLLPDEIMTDELTERLFEMANTVALDLMALNIQRGRDHGLPSYTSWRRHCGLSSGNTFNRFRQEISNQDVLDKLAEVYDEPGDVDLFIGAMAEDPLPGGVLGPTFTCLLATQFKNTRAGDRFWYEKPGVFTEAQLAEIKKQSIARVICDNTDIDQVQADVFLNPTTERPLLDCSQIDGMDLTAWTYDSHSHTIPSVMCPDDVTTRGNRKGAVVTWDDPTATDCHGNSIGVTCSHTSGSRFPRGVTTVTCSTWDSSEICASCSFYITVSKNSEV, encoded by the exons ATGGCACTTTGTCAAATCTTTATTTATCTTTTGGTTGTTATTACCTTGCTGTACACAG ATTCTGTGACCGAAGGGCTGGAGCTGAACAACGCCCTCATTCGAGAATCCATCGATGTTGGACGCAATGCTGTGGATAGGGCTATCATGGAAACTAGGAATGCAATGCTGTCTGGGAGAGCGAAAACTTCCAATGATTTGTTGAAACTCTTCAGGTTTCCAACTGCCGAGACCGTTGAAATGGCCCGGGCGGAAGAAACATTTCACGCCGCACTGGAGATCATCCATGATCGTGACCGGGACGACTTCAGACCCGGCCAGCACCAAATAC ATACCCCTCCTCATCTCACGGACAGCCAAATAAGGGATATAATAACTTTATCTGGATGCACTGACTTCATGGATGACATAACGTGCGATGACGTATGCCAGCATTCAAAATATCGTACCCCCGATGGAACGTGTAATAATCTTGAAAAGCCGACACAGGGGGCCTCATTGACCCCATTTTCCCGTCTCCTCGATCCAATTTACGAGGACCACTTCAACAACCCGAGAGGATGGAGGGACACCAGGGGGCGCCAACCCTCTTTACCAAGTCCTCGCTTGGTGTCCACTGTTGTCGGATCTACCCACACAGTAACAAACGATGATGACCTGAGCGACTTTGTGATGCTTTGGGGTCAGTTTCTTGATCATGACCTTGACCTCACTCCACAGAGTCCAAGTTCAGTGGCTTTCAAGGACGGCGTTAAATGTAGTGACACTTGCGAAAATAGCGCCCCCTGTTTTTCCATACCCGTGCCTGCGGGTGATCCTCGCATCAATGGAGAATGCATCGAATTTATAAGATCGAGTGCGGTGTGCGGAACTGGTTACAAGACTGCCTCTGGTAGGCCGGTACCTCGACAACAAGTAAATGCCATTACATCATACATAGACGCTTCACAGATCTACGGCAGTTCAAGGACGCGAGCAGACAGTTTGCGAGCATTTGACGGAAAGGGAAGCCTAGGAGTCAACGATGACACGGAGGTACCGAGTGGGCGCCCTCTCTTGCCTTACGACCCTTTTTCACCGATGGCTTGTATCAGTGACAGCAGTTCTCGAGAAATCCCGTGTTTTATCGCCGGTGACGGGAGAGCCAATGAGCAAATCGGTCTTATCAGTGTACACACACTCTTTCTCAGAGAACATAATCGTGTCAGTGACAAGTTGTCACAGATCAATCCACACTGGGACGACACAACCCTGTACCAGGAAGCACGGAAAATCATGGGTGCACAACTGCAACACATTGTTTATGAACACTACTTACCCAAAGTTTTGGGGCCTGAGGGTATGGATCAATTGGGCACTTACCAGGGATATAATCCATCTATAGATGCTTCCATTGTTAATGTCTTCGCAACGGCTGCGTTCAGGTTCGGACATGGCACTGTCAGGCCAGTCGTTGCCCGACTTGATGAAAACTTGAACCCAATTCCAGAGGGAAATCTCCCTCTACACCTTGCCTTCTTTCAACCTTGGAGGATTGTGGAACAAGGCGGCATCGACCCTATCCTCCGAGGAACATTCGCCAAGCCTGCCAAGCAACTTCTACCAGATGAGATCATGACAGACGAGTTGACAGAGCGTCTCTTTGAAATGGCCAATACTGTCGCGCTAGACCTGATGGCCCTGAACATCCAGCGCGGTCGCGATCACGGCTTGCCTTCCTACACATCGTGGCGTCGGCATTGTGGTCTGAGCAGTGGAAATACATTCAACCGCTTCAGGCAAGAGATCTCCAACCAAGACGTCCTGGACAAACTTGCAGAGGTTTACGATGAACCAGGAGATGTAGATCTTTTCATCGGCGCCATGGCAGAAGACCCTCTTCCAGGCGGCGTACTCGGCCCAACATTCACTTGTCTGCTGGCAACCCAGTTCAAGAACACCAGAGCAGGTGATAG GTTCTGGTATGAGAAACCTGGCGTATTTACTGAAGCTCAGCTCGCCGAGATCAAAAAACAGTCCATTGCTCGTGTCATCTGCGACAACACCGACATCGATCAAGTTCAGGCAGATGTGTTCTTGAACCCAACCACTGAGAGACCCCTCCTCGATTGCAGCCAAATTGACGGGATGGACTTAACAGCATGGACATACGACAGTCACA GCCACACAATCCCGAGTGTCATGTGTCCGGATGATGTCACAACAAGAGGTAACAGAAAGGGTGCAGTGGTCACGTGGGATGATCCAACGGCCACCGACTGCCATGGCAACAGCATTGGCGTCACGTGCTCTCACACCAGCGGATCGAGGTTCCCAAGAGGGGTCACAACGGTGACCTGCTCCACATGGGACTCTTCCGAAATTTGTGCCTCCTGCTCCTTCTATATCACAGTCAGCAAAAATTCAGAAGTTTGA